The DNA sequence GATGTGCGCCGGCAGCAGGAACTCCATGAGCCCCTTGAAACCGTTGCCGGTGAACCGCACGTCGCGCTTGGTCACCTTGGCGTTGACGATCTCGAGCAGGATCTCCGTGGTGTACGCGGTCGCCAGCGCGATGAACGGGTACAGCCACGGCTGTTCGAAGCCCAGGATCGTGTAGCCGAGGATGTTGAAGATCGTGATCGACATCGCGAACCGCTTCAACGCGGTCACGACCTTGTTCGTCCGTTTCGGTGGCGCCGTGTCCACCTTGGTGAGCGTCGGGGTGGTCATGCCGTCACATCTCTTCCATCGCCGTGGTGCCGAGCTGGTACATGTGGCAACCGGGTGCGAGCTTCAGGTCCTGCGTCCGCAGCTGCCCGGTCCGGTCCCGCCACTGCAGGTGCACGTCGAGCGGACCGCTGACGTTCTGCCCGAGGCCGATCTGGACGTCGAAGCTGCGCCGGCCGGCCTCCCCGCTGCTGCCGTCGACCCGGCCGAGGTACTTCTTGCCGTCCTGGGTCGTCACGGTGACCTGGGCGCCGATCGCGGGCACGCCGGCCGCGGGCAGCGGGCCGGGCGCCACCGGGGCGTCCGTGGTCAGCTTCAGCTGCAGGAACTTGCCGGGGTTCGGGCTGTCGTTGTGGTAGAAGATCGGCGCTTCCCACTGCCGCGCCACCGCGAACTCGGGCAGGCCGTCCCCGTCGGTGTCGCCGACGGCGATGCCGCGGGTGGGCACCGGCACGGCCAGGCCCAGCTGCGGGCCGAGGTCGGTGTAGCGGCCGTCCGGGCTCTTCACGAAGAAGTGGAACGTCTGGTCGCCGCCGATGTCGTCACCGGGGCGCGCGTTCGGCCACCAGAACGGGTTCGACAGCAGGCCGTCGTTGGCCGTGGCCAGCTCCTGCAGGTTCGGCCAGCGGTTGACCTGGCCCTTGACGAACCCGGTCGCCTGGGCGATCTGGTTCTCCCCGCTGTTGTTGAAGTCCTGGATCTTGACGTCCCAGCCCCAGCCGGACCACGCCGTCCCGGTCGAGCCGCTCACGTCGTCGAACGGCGCGACGCCGTCGTTCAGCTGCGTGCGCAGGTCCGCGGCGCTCTTCGCGGTGTTCATGAACTGGAAGTTCGACTCTTCGATGCCCCACGACGTCGTGATGTTGCTGACGAACAGGTCGTAGAGGCCGTCGTGGTTCAGGTCGCCGAAGTCGACGCCCATCCCCTTGAAGGAGTCGTGCCCCAGCACCTTGGACTTCGGGTCGTCGAACCCGCGGACCCCGGTGACCTCGCCGAACTCGATGTGCCCCGGCGTGGACTTGTTGTACAGGAAGTGGTCGTGCCCGAAGTCGTTGGCGATGTAGAGCTCCGGCAGGCTGTCCCCGTCGACGTCGGTGGCGCTGGAGGCCAGCGTCCAGCCGAGCCGCGCGGACTCCGGGATGCCCTGGGAGGCGTCGATGAACTTCGCGGTCGGGTTCGCCCCGGACGTGGCGCCGGTCCAGCGGTAGATGTACTTCGCACCCGAGTTCGTCGCGTGCGACATCGACTGGTTCAGCGTGATGCCGCCGTCGGCGTTCGGGTCCAGGACCCTGCTGTCCGGGAAGTAGTTGCCGACGAAGATGTCCACGTGCCCGTCACCGTCGAAGTCGCCGATGGTCACGGAGTCGGTGTTCCACAGTGGACCGTTGTACTTCCCGTCCGGCCCGCGGTGGTTGCCCGGCACCAGCTCGGTCGGCTGGAAGGCCGAGGCGTCGAGCTTCGTGGCGGTGGCCTTCTGCAGGAACAGCACCGGCGTCCGGCCCCAGTAGTAGGCCAGGATGTCGGTCCGGCCGTCCTCGTTGTAGTCACCCGGGACGCAGCCCATCGGCGCCATGTAGTCCCACGTCGGCAGCACCGGCGCCGGGTCGAGCGCGAAGGGCGCGTAGCGCGGCCCGGAGTCCGGCGCCGGCGTGATGACGACCTGGTCGCTGCGCGGGTCGACCAGGCAGAGGTCGTTGGCCTTGCCGCTGCCGCTGATGTCGTTGAGCGCGATCGCGGCGCCGACCGAGGAGATCCACGCCGAGATGTGCTCGTACTCCTTGTTCACCGTCCGGACCGACTGCTGCTTCGTCGCCGCGGGCAGCGCGATCGCCATCGGGGTGAAGTGGAACTTGCTCGCCATCGAATCCTGCTCGGCGGCGGAGACACTGGGCAGCCGGGCGACCAGGAACAGGCCGAGGATCAGCACCAGCGCCACGATGCCCGCCAGCTGCTTGCGCAGCCAGCCGAAGGTCGCGGTCATTTCTTCTTACCTCCGTGGGTGAGCACTTCCTCGGCGATCCGCTGTCGCCAGGTTTCGAACGCCGGAACGTCGTCGCCGTCGACGACGACCGCGGGACGCACCTCCTGGGTGATCGCCGCGGCCCGCTCGGCGGGCAGCCCGCAGATCGCGCGGGTCGCGACGTCGGTCTCCGGGATCAGCAGGCCCCCGCGGATCCGGGCCTCGGCCGCGAAAGCGCTTCCCTGCGCGAGCTGGCCGTGGTGGATCCCGGCCCGGTCGACGAGCTCCCCCAGCTCCTCGGACGTCACGCCGCAGGCGTAGGTCGAGGCGAGCCCGACACCGGCGTACAGATCGCCGTGGCGCGACTCGGGGAACGCCTCGATCGCCTTGGCCACGAGGGAGACGTCGGTGCCGTTGATGAACCACAGCGCCCGGCCGATGCCCTGGTCGATGGCGCGCAGCGCGTACCCGTCGTAACGCCGGTCCGGCCAGGAGAAGTTCCGGTCCTGGAACTGCTCCCCGACGTACTTCGCGGTCTTGAAGTACGCCTGGTGGAAGCCGTAGCCGTCGAGCACGAGCCAGCGCAGCAGCGGGTCGAAGGCCTCGGCCTTCGGCCACGCGAACCGCGGGATCCGCGCCATCGCCCAGCCGACGCCGACGTAGATGATGTAGTTCTGCTTGTCACCCGGGCCGGCCAGGAACTCGGCGGTGTTCGAGCTCTTGCCGAACGGCAGCCCGTCGAGCACGCCGTAGCCCATTCCCGCGCCTTCGTAGGCGAACCCGCGGAACTTCGGGGGAATCTGCTGGAGCCATTCTTCGGCCTGCTCGGGCGAACGCGCTTCGACCGCGTGCGCGTAGCCGAGGAGGAACTTCTCGCCGACCGTCTCGAGCAATTCCTGAGCGGCTGGGCTCTTCCTGTGGAAGCCACGCTTGACCAGCGAGGTCTCCGAAACGTCCGGTGTCAGGATTCGGCGCCTGAGCGCACGCCAACCATTGCCCAACGCACTCTCCCCCTTATCGGGTGGGAACGGGACTCCATAACGAGTTCCACTGTGTCCTTCCACGCTCACATAAGCCGTGGTCACGGGTCTACTCCACAGTTGCGAGCGCCCGCTTCAGCCGGCTTCGCGCAAGGACTCCGCACCGAACTCGGCGCGGATACGGGCCCGCCACAGCTCGTACGGCGGCACCGGGCCGACGTCCTCGAACGGCACCTCGGTGCCGTCCGCGAGCGCCTCGGCCGCCTCGACCGTGAGCCCCGCGAGCACGCCCGCGGCCAGCCGGCTGTGCTCCGGCACGTACGTCGAGTAGGTGCGCGCCTTGATCGCGAACACCACCCCGAGCGCCAGTTCCGCGTAGTGCGTCCCGGAAAGGCGGCGCAGCGTCTCGAGCCCCGCCTTGTCCGCGCCGCCGGCGAACGTCGCCGCCAGCCCGACCCCGCTCCACAGGTCCGGGCGGCGGGCTTCGGCGAACGCCTCCACCGCCGCCCCGACCGCTTCGGGCACGCCGCCGTGGATGAACCACAGCGCCCGGCCCACCCCCTGGTCGAAAGCACGCGAGAAGTAGTCCGCGCGTCCCGCCCACGGGTACGGTGCCGGCTCGGCCTGTTCGTCGACCCACTTGCGGGTGTCGAAGTACGCCCGGTCGAAGCCGTAGCCGTCCACCGCCAGCCAGCTCATGACCGGGTGGTGGTGGACGCCGTCGAGCTCCGGCAGGATGTTCTTCCACAGTGGACGCGGCAGCCGCGCCATCGCGAACCCGATCCCGATGTAGGTGAGGAAGATGTGCGGCTCCCCCGGGCCCTCCAGCAGTGCCTTCGTGCGGTCGCGGCCGCCGCCCGGCATCGCGTCCAGGATCGTGTACCCCATCGTGGCGCCCTCGTACGCGAACCCGCGCTGCTCGGGTTCGACGAGCGCGAGCCGTCGCTGCAGCTCCCACAGGGACGCGCCCTCGATCGCCCACTCGAACCCGCACACCACGGCCTGCGGCACCGCCTCCAGCCGGGCCGTCGCCGTGGTGGGCGTGACGGGGAAGCCGCGCTCCGCGAAACCGACGGAGGCCAGGGACGGTGCGAGCATCCGCTTGCGCAGCACACCGAAGAAAGTCGACATCGGAAGTCCTCGTCTTCGTCTGGGTGGTCAGGCCACGGAGCGCAGGTGCGACCGCTGGGCGGCGACCATCCGCTGGCCGGCGGGCGTCTGGCGGGAGGCCAGGGTGATCGCGATCGGCGGGTCGATCAGGGACGGCGGACGCAGCTTCATCCGCACTTCGGCCGGCTCGAACTCGGCGACGGTCGCCGAGCCGGTGGCGATGGTGAACGGCGGACCGGACTGCGTCTGCCGCACGGGACCGTGGTCGGCGACCGCGATCACCGTCCAGTTGCCCTCGGGCACCCCGTCGATCGTCACCTCACCGGAGAGGGTGTCGGCGAGGCCGCCGAACGCCACCGGGCCGCTCTGCGGCACGGCGTCGGCGAAGACCCCGACGAGCACGTTGGCCGGCGCCGCGTTCTCGGGCATCGCCAGCCGCACGGTCAGCCGTCCGCTGCCCGACTGCAGGGACGCGCAGGAACTGCCGGCCTCCCGCAGGGACCGCAGCGACGGCAGCCGCTGGAAGTACGCCGAGTGAGCCACCAGGAGCTCACCGACCTCGGGTTCGCGGTACTCGGTCGGGGTCATCCCGACCGCGCGGACGAATCGGCTGGTGAACGTGCCCACGCTGCTGTAGCCGACACTGCAGACGATGTCCGACACCGTCAGCGAGGTGGTCAGCAGCAGCCTCTTCGCTTCGAACAGCCTCACCGCGGTGAGGAACCGGCCGGGCGTCACCCCGGTCGCCTTGGCGAAGATGCGTGAGAAGTGGAACGGGCTCACGTACACCTCGGATGCCAGAGCCGACAACGTGATCGGCTCGAAGTAGCGATCCAGGATCATCTCGATCGCGCGCAGCACGGCCGGCGGAACCACATGGTCGTGCTCCTGCCTGTACCGCTCTGCACCAGCCGACTGCTCGCCGCCGTCGGCGCCCCCGGACGCAACCGATCGCAAGATCATCAGTCCAACCTCGAATTTCCTACGGCGTCAGAATCCATCTCCGTCAGGTAAGACGCCGTCCCTTGCAGGTCGGTGGACCTCCGATGGAGAGTCGCAGGAGGCCGCCGCAGGATCGGAGCGGCGCCCGTGCGGGGATCCGGTTCCGGGTGTGCGTAACGCATACCCCGCGCGTGCGCGGCGCACGGGACCGGTCTGACAGACGCGCGGATACGGCGAGTGATAGCGGCCACGGATCCCCCGCGACGGCCCGCAGAGATGATCGGGACCTGGGGTTTGCCCGGCTCGAGCGGGTCACGAGGGGTGCGGCACGACCGCGTGGGACATGCGGAACGCACGGGACCACCGAGCAGAACACATCTTGACTCTGGTGGACAGCTCACTGGCTGGTGCCCGGCCACTCTGTCACATTCGACAGTGGACAGCCCGGGGTCGGACTTATCCGGCTCGACAAGGCTTACTGGGGAGCTCGAGACATCGGAGCAGGAACACTGGAGGCGCCCGGCATGTACTCCGACAACAAGCTATCGGACGGACTGGTCGGCGTGACTCAACAGCCCGTCGGACCACCCGAACGTGTGGTCCAGTTCACCGTACTCGGCCCGCTCGGCGTGCTGCGCGACGGCGTCGACTACGCGCCGACGACACCGAAGATCCTGCAGCTGCTGGCGTTGCTCGTGATGCGGCCGGGCAAGATGGTGCACGTCGACTCGATCACGCAGGAGCTGTGGGCGAGTGATCCACCGCGGACGGTGCGGACCACGCTGCACACCTACATCTACCACCTGCGCCGGTGCATCGAGCAGAACGGGCTCGCCGAAGGCGACGAGTCGCTGCTCGTCACCAAGGCGCCCGGCTACGTCTTCCGGATCGACCCGGCCCAGGTCGACGTCTTCCGGTTCGGCCGGCTCCAGCAGGAAGGCCAGGACCTGCTGCGCCACGGCGAGCACCCGGCCGCGGCCGCCAAGTTCCGCTCGGCGCTCGACCTGTGGGCCGGGCCGCCGCTGGCGAACGTCCACTGTGGACCGGTGCTCGCACCGTACACGATGGAACTGCTGGAGCAGCGGCGCAACACCCTGCACATGCTGATCGAAGCCGAGATCACCAGCGGCAACCACCGCGAGCTGATCGGGGAACTGCGGTCGCTGACCGCGGGCAACCCGCTCGACGAGGCGCTGCACGGACAGCTGATGCGCGCCCTGGGCCGCAGCGGCCGCCGGTCCGACGCGATGGCCGTCTACCGCAGCCTGCGCAAGCGGCTGAGCGAAGAGCTCGGCGTCGAGCCGTGCGACGAGCTGCAGCTGCTGCACCGCGACCTCATCTCCGAGGGCGACCACCACTAACTCTTACTTTCCACCGCACGAACGGAAATGAGGATCAATGACCGCACGCACCCGCACCTACGGACAGTTCTGCGGACTCGCCCGCGCCATGGAGCTCGTCGGGGAACGCTGGGCCCTGCTCATCGTGCGCGACCTGGTGCTCGGCCCGAAGCGCTACACCGAGCTGCAGGCCGGCCTGCCGAAGATCCCGCCGAGCATCCTTTCGGCGCGGCTCAACGAGATGGAAGAGGCGGGCGTGATCCGCCGCCGCATCCGCCC is a window from the Amycolatopsis sp. NBC_00355 genome containing:
- a CDS encoding AfsR/SARP family transcriptional regulator, producing MYSDNKLSDGLVGVTQQPVGPPERVVQFTVLGPLGVLRDGVDYAPTTPKILQLLALLVMRPGKMVHVDSITQELWASDPPRTVRTTLHTYIYHLRRCIEQNGLAEGDESLLVTKAPGYVFRIDPAQVDVFRFGRLQQEGQDLLRHGEHPAAAAKFRSALDLWAGPPLANVHCGPVLAPYTMELLEQRRNTLHMLIEAEITSGNHRELIGELRSLTAGNPLDEALHGQLMRALGRSGRRSDAMAVYRSLRKRLSEELGVEPCDELQLLHRDLISEGDHH
- a CDS encoding helix-turn-helix transcriptional regulator, producing MVPPAVLRAIEMILDRYFEPITLSALASEVYVSPFHFSRIFAKATGVTPGRFLTAVRLFEAKRLLLTTSLTVSDIVCSVGYSSVGTFTSRFVRAVGMTPTEYREPEVGELLVAHSAYFQRLPSLRSLREAGSSCASLQSGSGRLTVRLAMPENAAPANVLVGVFADAVPQSGPVAFGGLADTLSGEVTIDGVPEGNWTVIAVADHGPVRQTQSGPPFTIATGSATVAEFEPAEVRMKLRPPSLIDPPIAITLASRQTPAGQRMVAAQRSHLRSVA
- a CDS encoding DUF1702 family protein encodes the protein MSTFFGVLRKRMLAPSLASVGFAERGFPVTPTTATARLEAVPQAVVCGFEWAIEGASLWELQRRLALVEPEQRGFAYEGATMGYTILDAMPGGGRDRTKALLEGPGEPHIFLTYIGIGFAMARLPRPLWKNILPELDGVHHHPVMSWLAVDGYGFDRAYFDTRKWVDEQAEPAPYPWAGRADYFSRAFDQGVGRALWFIHGGVPEAVGAAVEAFAEARRPDLWSGVGLAATFAGGADKAGLETLRRLSGTHYAELALGVVFAIKARTYSTYVPEHSRLAAGVLAGLTVEAAEALADGTEVPFEDVGPVPPYELWRARIRAEFGAESLREAG
- a CDS encoding CRTAC1 family protein — protein: MTATFGWLRKQLAGIVALVLILGLFLVARLPSVSAAEQDSMASKFHFTPMAIALPAATKQQSVRTVNKEYEHISAWISSVGAAIALNDISGSGKANDLCLVDPRSDQVVITPAPDSGPRYAPFALDPAPVLPTWDYMAPMGCVPGDYNEDGRTDILAYYWGRTPVLFLQKATATKLDASAFQPTELVPGNHRGPDGKYNGPLWNTDSVTIGDFDGDGHVDIFVGNYFPDSRVLDPNADGGITLNQSMSHATNSGAKYIYRWTGATSGANPTAKFIDASQGIPESARLGWTLASSATDVDGDSLPELYIANDFGHDHFLYNKSTPGHIEFGEVTGVRGFDDPKSKVLGHDSFKGMGVDFGDLNHDGLYDLFVSNITTSWGIEESNFQFMNTAKSAADLRTQLNDGVAPFDDVSGSTGTAWSGWGWDVKIQDFNNSGENQIAQATGFVKGQVNRWPNLQELATANDGLLSNPFWWPNARPGDDIGGDQTFHFFVKSPDGRYTDLGPQLGLAVPVPTRGIAVGDTDGDGLPEFAVARQWEAPIFYHNDSPNPGKFLQLKLTTDAPVAPGPLPAAGVPAIGAQVTVTTQDGKKYLGRVDGSSGEAGRRSFDVQIGLGQNVSGPLDVHLQWRDRTGQLRTQDLKLAPGCHMYQLGTTAMEEM
- a CDS encoding DUF1702 family protein; its protein translation is MGNGWRALRRRILTPDVSETSLVKRGFHRKSPAAQELLETVGEKFLLGYAHAVEARSPEQAEEWLQQIPPKFRGFAYEGAGMGYGVLDGLPFGKSSNTAEFLAGPGDKQNYIIYVGVGWAMARIPRFAWPKAEAFDPLLRWLVLDGYGFHQAYFKTAKYVGEQFQDRNFSWPDRRYDGYALRAIDQGIGRALWFINGTDVSLVAKAIEAFPESRHGDLYAGVGLASTYACGVTSEELGELVDRAGIHHGQLAQGSAFAAEARIRGGLLIPETDVATRAICGLPAERAAAITQEVRPAVVVDGDDVPAFETWRQRIAEEVLTHGGKKK